GGCGGCCGGGGCCACCGGGCTGCTGGAAGCCGCCCTGGTCGTTCTGGGCGTGCCTGCCCTGCTGCTGCGGCTGCCGGACGGGCGGGCCGCTCTGCTGGCCCTGCTGACCGAACTGGCCGCCCTGCTGCTGGCCCGGCCGGCTCTGTCCCGAGTGACCGAAGAGATTGGGCTGACCCGAGTCCGTACGGCCGGGAGCATCGCCCTGGGCACCGCGGGCACCCATCCGGGCACCGCCGCCGAAGGCTCCGGTGAGACCGCCACCGGACGGCGCCGGGCCGCCCGGCCGGCCCGCGTTCTGCGGACCGTTGTTCTGCAGGCCGTTGCTCTGGGAGCCGGCTGCGGGCTGGGGCTGACGCGGGCCGCCGTCGCGCGAGGGCAGTGCGGCACGCGGACCGGAGCCCGCACCGACCTGCCCGCGCTGCGCGCCGGCTCCGAGCGCGGCCGAGGAACCCGCGGGGGAACCTCCGAGGCCGGGACGCGGGGCGCCGCCCGGGGCACCACCGGCGAGAAGCCCGCCGGGAGCGCCGGACTGCTGGCCGGGGCCCTGCTTGGACGGGGGCTGCTTGCCACCGTGGGCGACGTCGACGGGAAGCATGACCAGCGCGGTCGTACCACCGGAGTCGGAGGGGCGCAGCTGGATGCGGATGCCGTGTCGCAGGGACAGCCGGCCGACCACGAACAGACCCATGCGCCGGGAGACGGAGACGTCCACGGTCGGCGGGGATGCGAGCCGCTCGTTGATCGCCGCGAGGTCCTCGGGCGAGAGGCCGATACCCGTGTCGTGGATCTCGACGAGCACCCGGCCGTCCGGCAGCGCGTGACCGGTGACCTTGACCTTCGTCTGCGGAGAGGAGAACGACGTGGCGTTCTCCAGCAGCTCGGCGAGCAGGTGCACGAGGTCGTTGACCACGCGGCCCGCGACCTCGGTGGCGGGCACGGCGGCCAGTTCGATGCGCTCGTACTGCTCCACCTCGGAGGCGGCGGCACGGAGCACGTCGACCAGCGGCACGGGGCGGGTCCACCGGCGGCCCGGCTCCTCGCCCGCGAGGACGAGGAGGTTTTCGCCGTTACGGCGCATACGGGTCGCGAGGTGGTCGAGCTTGAAGAGCGAGGACAGCTGGTCCGGGTCGGCCTCGCGCGACTCCAGCTCGGAGATGAGCGAGAGCTGGCGCTGGATGAGGCCCTGCGAACGCCGCGACAGGTTGGTGAACATCGCGTTGACGTTGCCTCGCAGCAGCGCCTGTTCGGCGGCGAGGCGGACTGCCTCGCGGTGCACGTCGTCGAAGGCCGCGGCCACCTGGCCGATCTCGTCCCGGGAGTGCACACCGACGGACTCGACGGAGGTGTCGACGTCCTGCGGGTCCGTCTCGGAGAGCTGCTTGACGAGCTCGGGCAGCCGGTCCTGGGCGACCCGGGTCGCGGTGTCCTGGAGCCGCCGCAGCGACCGGATCATGGACCGGGCGACGACGAAGGCGCCGACGAGCGAGACACCGAGGACGAGGAGGATGACCGCACCGTTGAGGATGGCCTCGCGCTGCGACTCGTCGCGCAGCTCGCGGGCCTTGCCCTCCATGTCGCTGAGGAGGGTCTCCTCGATGGTCTTCATCGCCTGGATCTTGGTCGAGCTCTGGTCGTACCAGTCCATGTACGAGCGGGTCTTCTTGCCCTCCATGCCCGTCGGACTCTCGAGAACCTGCTTCGCGTACATGTCCGCGGCGTTGATCTCGGGGTGACCGCTGGTCAGCGAGGCCGTGAGCTCGTCGGCGCTGTTGCCGGTGTTCTCGTAGGTCGACTTGAACGAGGCGAGCGTCTGCGCCTCCTTGCGGAGGGCGTTGCGGCCGAACTGCTGGTCGTTCTTGTCGAGGTTCGTCTCGGTGCTGTTGCCGCCGGGCAGCGCCGCCGCGATGATCGCTCGCTGGACCGAGGCGTACTCCTTGGAGGAGGAGAAGGCCGCCAGGGCCCGGGTCCGCTTGATCATCTCCGGGTTGTTGGTCGCCTGCGCCATGTCCTGCGAGAGGCTCAGCAGCGAGGTGATCAGCTGGCTGTAGCGGTCGATCGTGTTGAGACTCGGAGTGCCCTTGGCGTACGCGTCCTCGCGGATGCCCCGGATCTGGCCGAGCTGCGTCGAGATCTGGGCGACGCTCGCGTGGATGCCCTCGAGGGCCTCGTCGTTGTCGGTGTTGCCGATCGCGTTGGTCGCCTCGAAGAAGGCGTCCTTGGCCCGGTCGCTCTTCTTCCGGGGCTCGGTGACCTTGAAGTCCGTCGGCTTCACACCGTTGGACAGCGGGCCCGCGGACCGGTCGCGCTCCTCCTGGAGCGCCACAGCGAGCGCGGTCGCCTGCTTGGTCATCTTGGTCAGCAGCTGCATGTGCTCCAGCTGCTGCATGTCGTT
The Streptomyces sp. NBC_00234 DNA segment above includes these coding regions:
- a CDS encoding nitrate- and nitrite sensing domain-containing protein, whose translation is MGSPQARQGRGEAPADQEPRGGNDRGSSPQHAQNPGQAAVGDSGDRAKRSGTPTSGGAEPVTAFQSRGPINTGSRIALRNWRISTRLVSLLALPVVAATTLGGLRINESMNDMQQLEHMQLLTKMTKQATALAVALQEERDRSAGPLSNGVKPTDFKVTEPRKKSDRAKDAFFEATNAIGNTDNDEALEGIHASVAQISTQLGQIRGIREDAYAKGTPSLNTIDRYSQLITSLLSLSQDMAQATNNPEMIKRTRALAAFSSSKEYASVQRAIIAAALPGGNSTETNLDKNDQQFGRNALRKEAQTLASFKSTYENTGNSADELTASLTSGHPEINAADMYAKQVLESPTGMEGKKTRSYMDWYDQSSTKIQAMKTIEETLLSDMEGKARELRDESQREAILNGAVILLVLGVSLVGAFVVARSMIRSLRRLQDTATRVAQDRLPELVKQLSETDPQDVDTSVESVGVHSRDEIGQVAAAFDDVHREAVRLAAEQALLRGNVNAMFTNLSRRSQGLIQRQLSLISELESREADPDQLSSLFKLDHLATRMRRNGENLLVLAGEEPGRRWTRPVPLVDVLRAAASEVEQYERIELAAVPATEVAGRVVNDLVHLLAELLENATSFSSPQTKVKVTGHALPDGRVLVEIHDTGIGLSPEDLAAINERLASPPTVDVSVSRRMGLFVVGRLSLRHGIRIQLRPSDSGGTTALVMLPVDVAHGGKQPPSKQGPGQQSGAPGGLLAGGAPGGAPRPGLGGSPAGSSAALGAGAQRGQVGAGSGPRAALPSRDGGPRQPQPAAGSQSNGLQNNGPQNAGRPGGPAPSGGGLTGAFGGGARMGARGAQGDAPGRTDSGQPNLFGHSGQSRPGQQQGGQFGQQGQQSGPPVRQPQQQGRHAQNDQGGFQQPGGPGRQLPAPGGPRAELPGGNPQPQRPQSTSWGVEEQGAQRRSPLDAPRGHEEPDTTGQFARPAGPVPNQPYSPSDQHQGPGATAEFARPDFSAPQASQDPAGTAQFARPDFGVPLQQNQGTPAPRQRGRDDADFGAPLPGASPAGEMPRRPALPQQAQPEALPPAGPGDGRTPLYDTLETNWFHGPQQGGQQPPAPEPQAPVAPAASPAPPMPRRGGTDTGATSTWRPSPNDELVRQAERVKKPAAGGITTSGLPRRVPRANLVPGTAQQQNHQSGPQVSRAPDDVRGRLTNLRRGIQQGRQANNGQSTGGFHLGPTHQQER